CTCGTTGCGGCCCTGCTGTCCGCCAGCGCCGCACACCGCTCCGCGCGCAGCCACGCGCGACCGAATGTCGTCCTGATCTTCCCCGACAACCTGGGCTGGGGGCGAGGTCGGCGCCTACGGCAGCGCCGCGGCGTCCCGACCCCAAACATCGACAGCATCGCCGCCAGGGCATCCGGCTGGACAACTTCAACGTCGAGTTCTCCTGCACGGTCTCGCGCGCAGCCTTGCTCACGGGGCGATATGCCATTCGCTCCGGCGCGGCGCAGAACACCGGATCACCCTCTGGGAAGAGACCATCGCCGAAGCACTCAAGGGCGCCGGCTACGCCACGGCGCTCTTCGAAGTGGCACTCGGTGGCCGGAATTGGATCGACCATCGGACGCCCATCGACCAGGGGTTCGATCACTGGTATGGCATCCCGAACACGAGCAACGAGGCGCAGTGGAC
The nucleotide sequence above comes from Gemmatimonadota bacterium. Encoded proteins:
- a CDS encoding sulfatase-like hydrolase/transferase, translated to MEGDHPVDIALGEALQLRPWTALTSRDPRPPRPGPPRASSPALSIGPRCGPAVRQRRTPLRAQPRATECRPDLPRQPGLGARSAPTAAPRRPDPKHRQHRRQGIRLDNFNVEFSCTVSRAALLTGRYAIRSGAAQNTGSPSGKRPSPKHSRAPATPRRSSKWHSVAGIGSTIGRPSTRGSITGMASRTRATRRSGPPPPSSIPIRQTPRTSGNRMPVRHHAR